In the genome of Nitrospinota bacterium, the window NNNNNNNNNNNNNNNNNNNNNNNNNNNNAAAAGATGAATTTTAAAGTTTTAAAAAATTTTATTAAAATCATATAATTATCAAAAAAATTGATTTAGAAAAAAAGAGTCATTAAGCTATATTCTTGTTAAAATATCTAGGTTAAAATACCGTTTTTTTTCATCTATTTAGGAAGTCTCCATGTTTGATAAAAATCTCACCTTAAACGATGTCGATTCTGAAATTGCAAAAGTTATTGATGCTGAGGAAGCAAGACAAGAAGCGCATATCGAATTAATTGCATCAGAAAACTACACATCGCCTGCAGTGATGACCGCACAAGGTTCTCAACTGACTAACAAATATGCTGAAGGTTATCCATCAAAAAGGTACTATGGTGGGTGTGAGTATGTCGATATGGCTGAAGATTTGGCTATAAGTCGTGCAAAAGAACTCTTTGGTGCAGCCTATGCCAACGTTCAGCCACACTCAGGGTCAACTGCAAATGCCGCCGTATTTCAGGCACTCCTTGTACCTGGTGACACAATTCTTGGAATGAGCTTGGCTCATGGTGGGCACTTGACACATGGCGCAGCACCGTCTTTCTCTGGAAAAAACTTTAATGCTGTTCAGTATGGTCTTGACGAGTCGACGGGTGAGATTGATTATAACCAGGTGGAAGAGTTGGCTAAAGAGCACATGCCCAAAATGATCATAGCTGGATTCTCTGCGTACTCTAGAGTTATTGATTGGCAACGGTTTAGAGATATTGCCGATATGGTTGGTGCATATTTACTTGTTGATATGGCTCATGTTGCTGGCCTTATTGCAACAGGTGATTACCCATCCCCAATTAATATTGCTGATGTTTGTACAACAACTACTCATAAAACACTCAGAGGGCCTCGAGGAGGGCTGATTCTGGCAAAGGCCAATGAAGAAATAGAGAAAAAATTAGATTCCGCAATTTTTCCAGGAATCCAGGGCGGCCCATTGATGCACATTATTGCTGCTAAAGCGGTTGCTTTCAAAGAAGCATTAAGTGACGACTTTAAATCTTATCAAAAACAAGTAGTGATCAATGCAAGAGCCATGGCAAGTGTTTTCATGGAAAGAGGCTACGATGTCGTTTCTGGAGGTACCGATAACCATGTATTCTTAGTGAGTTTTATCGAGCAAGGCCTGACAGGAAAAGCAGTCGATGCAACCTTGGGATCTGCCCATATTACAGTAAACAAAAACTCTGTTCCTAATGATCCACAATCACCGTTTGTAACCAGTGGAATTCGAATTGGAACTCCTGCAGCTACAACCCGAGGATTTGGGGAGTCTGAATGTAGAGACATTACTCACTGGATATGTGATATTTGTGATGATATTGAGAATCCAGACGTAGTAAACGAAGTACGAGCCAAAGTTGAAGAGCTTTGCTCAAGATTTCCAGTCTACAAATAGACAAGAATGCGTTGTCCTTTTTGTCAATCAGATGACACCAAGGTTCTAGATACAAGGCTGCTAGATGATGGCTCACAAGTCAGAAGAAGAAGAGAGTGTATAGCCTGTGGAGAGAGGCATTCTACAAGAGAGACCGTTGATTTAAACCTTCCCAGACTGATAAAGAGCGATGATTCTAGACAAGCTTTTAGTGAAGATAAGCTTCGATCCGGACTATTAAAAGCGCTTGAAAAAAGACCTGTTGAGATTTCTAAAATAGAGACTGCAATCCAAAAAATTCAAAGAAGACTGATG includes:
- the nrdR gene encoding transcriptional regulator NrdR, encoding MRCPFCQSDDTKVLDTRLLDDGSQVRRRRECIACGERHSTRETVDLNLPRLIKSDDSRQAFSEDKLRSGLLKALEKRPVEISKIETAIQKIQRRLMAQNDREVPSSTLGEWVMEELQALDEVAYIRFASVYRQFQDIEAFKSEIDKLMNK
- a CDS encoding serine hydroxymethyltransferase, encoding MFDKNLTLNDVDSEIAKVIDAEEARQEAHIELIASENYTSPAVMTAQGSQLTNKYAEGYPSKRYYGGCEYVDMAEDLAISRAKELFGAAYANVQPHSGSTANAAVFQALLVPGDTILGMSLAHGGHLTHGAAPSFSGKNFNAVQYGLDESTGEIDYNQVEELAKEHMPKMIIAGFSAYSRVIDWQRFRDIADMVGAYLLVDMAHVAGLIATGDYPSPINIADVCTTTTHKTLRGPRGGLILAKANEEIEKKLDSAIFPGIQGGPLMHIIAAKAVAFKEALSDDFKSYQKQVVINARAMASVFMERGYDVVSGGTDNHVFLVSFIEQGLTGKAVDATLGSAHITVNKNSVPNDPQSPFVTSGIRIGTPAATTRGFGESECRDITHWICDICDDIENPDVVNEVRAKVEELCSRFPVYK